In Prunus dulcis chromosome 1, ALMONDv2, whole genome shotgun sequence, the following are encoded in one genomic region:
- the LOC117614018 gene encoding ARM REPEAT PROTEIN INTERACTING WITH ABF2 isoform X1: MELQRRQDQNHPERKGQKRKLEEEIGDEREISVKSGEARKALLSEVSEQVKVLNSTFSWSEADRASAKRATHVLAELAKNEEVVNVIVEGGAVPALVKHLQAPPFSEGDRSSKPYEHEVEKGSAFALGLLAVKPEHQQLIVDTGALAHLVDLLKRHKDSPVSRALYSVIRRAADAITNLAHENSSIKTRVRIEGGIPPLVELLEFADTKVQRAAAGALRTLAFKNDENKNQIVECNALPTLILMLRSEDAAIHYEAVGVIGNLVHSSPNIKKEVLLAGALQPVIGLLSSCCSESQREAALLLGQFAATDSDCKVHIVQRGAVRPLIEMLQSPDVQLREMSAFALGRLAQDTNNQAGIAHNGGLLPLLKLLDSKNGSLQHNAAFTLYGLADNEDNVSDFIRVGGVQKLQDGEFIFQATKDCVTKTLKRLEEKIHGRVLSHLLYLMRVAERIVQKRVALAFAHLCSPDDLRTIFIDNNGLELLLGLLGSTTHKQQLDAAMALYKLANKAMTLSPVDAAPPSPTPQVYLGEQYVNNPTLSDVIFLVEGRRFYAHRICLLASSDAFRAMFDGGYREKDARDIEIPNIRWEVFELMMRFIYTGSVDITLDIAQDLLRAADQYLLEGLKRLCEYTIAQDVSLENVSNMYELSEAFHAMSLRHTCILFILEQFEKLSARPGHSHLIMRIIPEICTYFTKALTKPNPHNLRL, translated from the exons ATGGAGTTGCAGAGGCGCCAGGATCAGAACCACCCGGAGAGGAAGGGGCAAAAGCGGAAACTGGAGGAAGAAATCGGAGACGAACGAGAGATCTCGGTGAAGTCCGGCGAAGCCAGAAAGGCCCTGCTCAGCGAGGTCAGCGAGCAGGTGAAGGTCCTCAACTCTACGTTCTCTTGGAGCGAAGCCGATCGAGCGTCGGCTAAGCGCGCCACGCACGTCCTCGCCGAGCTCGCTAAGAACG AGGAGGTAGTGAACGTGATCGTTGAAGGCGGTGCGGTTCCGGCTCTGGTGAAGCATCTTCAAGCGCCGCCTTTCAGCGAAGGAGACCGGAGTTCGAAGCCGTACGAACACGAGGTCGAGAAGGGAAGTGCCTTTGCACTAGGCCTTCTCGCAGTTAAG CCTGAGCATCAACAACTCATCGTTGACACTGGTGCATTGGCTCATCTTGTGGATTTGTTGAAGAGGCACAAGGATAGTCCTGTATCCAGGGCTTTGTATAGCGTCATTCGTAGAGCTGCTGATGCCATCACCAACCTTGCTCATGAAAACAGCAGCATTAAAACACGTGTCAG AATAGAAGGCGGAATTCCACCTTTAGTTGAGTTGCTTGAATTTGCTGATACCAAGGTGCAAAGAGCAGCTGCTGGAGCACTACGAACCCTGGCATTTAAAAATGATGAGAATAAGAATCAA ATTGTCGAATGCAATGCTCTTCCTACCCTCATTCTAATGCTTCGGTCTGAGGATGCTGCTATACATTATGAAGCG GTTGGTGTTATTGGAAATCTGGTACACTCAtctccaaacataaagaaagaagttCTTCTTGCGGGAGCTTTACAACCTGTTATTGGATTGCTTAG TTCTTGCTGCTCCGAGAGCCAAAGAGAGGCAGCTTTATTACTTGGGCAATTTGCTGCAACTGATTCAGATTGCAAG GTTCACATTGTACAGAGGGGTGCTGTCCGACCTTTGATTGAGATGCTTCAATCCCCTGACGTACAACTGAGGGAGATGTCAGCTTTTGCATTGGGGCGATTGGCACAG GACACAAACAACCAAGCTGGTATTGCTCATAATGGTGGTTTATTGCCATTGCTGAAGCTTCTTGATTCAAAAAATGGGTCTTTGCAACATAATGCTGCATTTACTCTTTATGGCCTTGCAGATAATGAG GATAATGTGTCCGATTTTATTAGGGTTGGAGGTGTTCAGAAGCTGCAGGATGgagaatttatttttcaa GCGACAAAGGATTGTGTGAccaaaacattgaaaagaTTAGAGGAGAAGATTCATGGACGA GTTTTGTCCCATTTGTTATATTTGATGCGTGTAGCAGAGAGGATTGTCCAGAAACGTGTTGCTTTGGCTTTTGCTCATCTTTGTTCCCCAGATGATCTGAGAACAATATTCATTGACAACAATG GGCTGGAGTTGCTTCTTGGGCTTCTTGGCTCTACTACCCATAAACAGCAACTTGATGCTGCTATGGCTTTGTATAAGTTGGCCAACAAAGCCATGACTCTTTCTCCTGTGGATGCAGCTCCCCCATCTCCGACACCACAG GTCTATCTAGGGGAGCAGTATGTAAACAATCCCACACTGTCCGATGTCATATTTTTAGTTGAAG GTAGACGGTTCTATGCTCACAGAATTTGCCTGCTTGCTTCTTCAGATGCATTTCGTGCAATGTTTGATGGTGGTTACCGG GAGAAGGATGCAAGGGACATAGAGATACCAAATATTAGATGGGAGGTTTTCGAGTTGATGATGAG ATTTATATACACTGGATCAGTGGACATTACTCTTGATATTGCTCAAGATCTCCTCAGAGCTGCAGATCAGTATCTTCTGGAGGGACTGAAGCGGCTTTGTGAGTATACAATAGCACAG GACGTATCATTGGAGAATGTTTCAAACATGTATGAACTTTCAGAAGCCTTCCATGCAATGTCATTAAGGCACACGtgcattttgtttattttggaGCAGTTTGAAAAATTGAGTGCCAGACCAGG GCACTCTCATTTGATCATGCGTATAATACCCGAGATCTGCACTTACTTTACTAAAGCGCTTACTAAGCCTAACCCACATAATTTGCGGCTATAA
- the LOC117614495 gene encoding LOW QUALITY PROTEIN: 2-hydroxyisoflavanone dehydratase-like (The sequence of the model RefSeq protein was modified relative to this genomic sequence to represent the inferred CDS: inserted 1 base in 1 codon): MTSTTIATTTAKEIASEFLPRIRIYKDGTVERLLGSPYVPPSPHDPQTRVSSKDLTFSHNPNISARLYLPNVPQNQTQKLPILVYFHGGAFCIESAFSFLDHRYLNPLVSEAQVIAVSVEYRLPPENPLPIAYEDCWAALQWVTSHANNEELDDNKEPXLLNYGDFDRLYIGGDSAGGNIAHNLAMKVGAESLFGAVKILGAFLSHSYFWGSKPIGSEPKGEDFEKTMEYKVWDFVYPSAPGGIDNPMVNPAGEGAPSLAGLGCSKLLVCVAGKDQLRDRGVWYCDLVRESGWKGEVELFEVEGEDHCFHILSGTETENVKKMIKRLASFLV, from the exons ATGACTTCCACCACCATCGCCACCACCACCGCGAAAGAAATAGCCTCCGAATTCCTTCCTCGCATCAGAATCTACAAAGATGGCACAGTGGAACGCCTTCTGGGCTCTCCCTATGTGCCCCCTTCTCCTCATGACCCACAAACCAGAGTCTCCTCTAAAGACTTAACTTTTTCACACAACCCCAACATCTCTGCTCGACTTTACCTCCCAAATGTCCctcaaaaccaaacccaaaagcTACCCATCTTGGTTTACTTCCATGGTGGAGCATTTTGCATTGAATCTGCCTTCTCGTTCCTTGACCACCGTTATCTCAACCCCTTGGTCTCAGAAGCCCAAGTAATAGCTGTCTCTGTTGAGTACAGACTTCCCCCAGAGAACCCACTTCCTATTGCTTATGAAGATTGCTGGGCTGCGCTTCAATGGGTCACTTCTCACGCAAACAACGAAGAATTAGATGATAACAAAGAAC TGTTACTCAACTATGGAGATTTTGATAGATTGTACATTGGTGGTGATAGTGCAGGTGGCAATATTGCACATAACTTGGCTATGAAGGTAGGGGCTGAAAGCTTGTTTGGTGctgtgaaaattttgggtgcATTTCTGTCCCACTCTTATTTTTGGGGTTCCAAGCCAATTGGGTCAGAGCCTAAAGGTGAAGACTTTGAGAAGACTATGGAGTATAAAGTTTGGGACTTTGTTTATCCATCAGCTCCTGGGGGGATTGATAATCCAATGGTGAATCCAGCAGGTGAGGGTGCCCCGAGCCTGGCTGGACTCGGGTGCTCTAAGCTGCTTGTGTGTGTTGCAGGCAAGGATCAGCTGAGGGATCGAGGTGTTTGGTATTGTGATTTGGTGAGGGAAAGTGGGTGGAAAGGAGAAGTGGAGCTGTTTGAAGTGGAAGGAGAGGACCATTGCTTTCATATCTTGAGTGGGACTGAGACGGAGAATGTTAAGAAAATGATCAAACGCTTGGCTTCTTTTCTTGTCTAG
- the LOC117612806 gene encoding probable LRR receptor-like serine/threonine-protein kinase At1g67720: MSLPLPLLLLSLLSILPQSLSLPKGTLINCGAPVKSLIDGREWLPDTGFVSVGTPRNLTAPVLVPVLSTVRTFPNNPHRKYCYTVQVYRNARYMVRTTYYYYGGPDDTPPVFDLIVDGTLWAVVNTTEDFAKGESTYYEGVFLAQGKTMSVCLGSNNYTESDPFISALEFVILEDSLYNSTDFKSYGLGLVARHGFGYTGPVIRYPDDKFDRVWVPFEGYNPVNVSNTNVSVSDLWNLPPLKVFQSELTTGQAETMELNWPPGSVRESNYYIALYFALGMLGSRVFNISINGVPYYENLDVTSEGLVVYARKWPLSGVTRITLTPSAGSSGGALINAGEVFDVLPLGGTTLTRDVIALESVKQRIQNPPSDWNGDPCLPRQYSWTGITCSSGPRPRVVTLNLTSMGLSGSLSPSFANMTALSNIWLGKNNFSGPIPDLSSLKRLEKLHLEDNHFSGDIPSSLGNIDSLHELFLQNNNLTGQVPTSLTGKSGLDLRTSGNSLSAPPPS, translated from the exons ATGTCATTGCCcctccccctcctcctcctctccctCCTTTCCATCCTCCCTCAATCTCTTTCCCTCCCCAAAG GAACACTAATAAACTGCGGTGCGCCGGTCAAATCCCTGATCGACGGCCGCGAATGGCTCCCCGACACCGGCTTTGTCTCCGTTGGGACCCCGCGGAACCTGACGGCCCCGGTCCTCGTCCCCGTCCTCTCCACCGTCCGAACGTTCCCGAACAATCCCCACCGCAAGTACTGCTACACGGTGCAGGTCTACCGCAACGCTAGGTACATGGTCCGCACCACCTACTACTACTACGGAGGCCCCGACGACACCCCGCCAGTTTTCGACCTGATTGTAGACGGCACCCTCTGGGCCGTCGTTAACACCACAGAGGACTTCGCAAAAGGCGAGTCGACTTACTACGAGGGGGTCTTCCTCGCTCAGGGCAAGACCATGAGCGTGTGTCTCGGGTCGAACAATTACACCGAATCCGACCCGTTTATCTCCGCCCTGGAGTTTGTGATTCTCGAAGACTCGCTCTACAACTCCACGGATTTCAAGTCGTACGGCCTCGGCTTGGTTGCAAGGCACGGCTTTGGCTACACTGGACCAGTCATTCG ATACCCAGATGACAAATTCGATCGGGTTTGGGTGCCATTTGAAGGGTACAATCCCGTCAATGTAAGCAACACGAATGTGTCTGTTTCTGACCTGTGGAACTTGCCCCCTTTGAAAGTTTTCCAGAGCGAATTGACGACCGGGCAAGCTGAAACTATGGAGTTGAATTGGCCTCCTGGGTCGGTTCGGGAATCGAACTACTACATTGCTCTGTACTTTGCTTTAGGGATGTTGGGGTCGAGGGTTTTCAACATCAGCATCAATGGTGTGCCATATTATGAGAATTTGGATGTGACCTCAGAAGGGCTTGTGGTCTATGCGCGCAAATGGCCTCTTTCTGGTGTTACAAGGATCACTTTGACTCCCTCTGCTGGGTCAAGTGGTGGTGCTCTGATTAATGCTGGCGAGGTGTTTGATGTGCTGCCTCTTGGAGGAACAACTTTAACTCGAGACG TTATTGCTTTGGAAAGTGTAAAACAGAGGATTCAGAACCCTCCATCTGACTGGAATGGTGATCCTTGTTTGCCCCGTCAGTACTCGTGGACAGGCATTACATGCTCTTCTGGCCCTCGACCTCGTGTGGTCACTTT AAATCTGACGAGTATGGGCCTCTCAGGATCGTTATCACCTAGTTTTGCCAATATGACCGCATTGTCTAATAT CTGGCTTGGGAAGAACAATTTTTCAGGGCCTATTCCTGATCTCAGTTCATTGAAGAGACTGGAGAAACT GCACTTGGAAGACAATCATTTTAGTGGGGATATCCCCTCATCGCTCGGGAACATTGATAGCTTGCATGAACT ctttttacaaaacaataatCTGACTGGTCAAGTTCCTACTAGCCTTACTGGAAAATCTGGGCTGGACCTAAG GACTTCTGGAAATTCTTTGTCAGCACCTCCACCTTCTTGA
- the LOC117614018 gene encoding ARM REPEAT PROTEIN INTERACTING WITH ABF2 isoform X2, with amino-acid sequence MELQRRQDQNHPERKGQKRKLEEEIGDEREISVKSGEARKALLSEVSEQVKVLNSTFSWSEADRASAKRATHVLAELAKNEEVVNVIVEGGAVPALVKHLQAPPFSEGDRSSKPYEHEVEKGSAFALGLLAPEHQQLIVDTGALAHLVDLLKRHKDSPVSRALYSVIRRAADAITNLAHENSSIKTRVRIEGGIPPLVELLEFADTKVQRAAAGALRTLAFKNDENKNQIVECNALPTLILMLRSEDAAIHYEAVGVIGNLVHSSPNIKKEVLLAGALQPVIGLLSSCCSESQREAALLLGQFAATDSDCKVHIVQRGAVRPLIEMLQSPDVQLREMSAFALGRLAQDTNNQAGIAHNGGLLPLLKLLDSKNGSLQHNAAFTLYGLADNEDNVSDFIRVGGVQKLQDGEFIFQATKDCVTKTLKRLEEKIHGRVLSHLLYLMRVAERIVQKRVALAFAHLCSPDDLRTIFIDNNGLELLLGLLGSTTHKQQLDAAMALYKLANKAMTLSPVDAAPPSPTPQVYLGEQYVNNPTLSDVIFLVEGRRFYAHRICLLASSDAFRAMFDGGYREKDARDIEIPNIRWEVFELMMRFIYTGSVDITLDIAQDLLRAADQYLLEGLKRLCEYTIAQDVSLENVSNMYELSEAFHAMSLRHTCILFILEQFEKLSARPGHSHLIMRIIPEICTYFTKALTKPNPHNLRL; translated from the exons ATGGAGTTGCAGAGGCGCCAGGATCAGAACCACCCGGAGAGGAAGGGGCAAAAGCGGAAACTGGAGGAAGAAATCGGAGACGAACGAGAGATCTCGGTGAAGTCCGGCGAAGCCAGAAAGGCCCTGCTCAGCGAGGTCAGCGAGCAGGTGAAGGTCCTCAACTCTACGTTCTCTTGGAGCGAAGCCGATCGAGCGTCGGCTAAGCGCGCCACGCACGTCCTCGCCGAGCTCGCTAAGAACG AGGAGGTAGTGAACGTGATCGTTGAAGGCGGTGCGGTTCCGGCTCTGGTGAAGCATCTTCAAGCGCCGCCTTTCAGCGAAGGAGACCGGAGTTCGAAGCCGTACGAACACGAGGTCGAGAAGGGAAGTGCCTTTGCACTAGGCCTTCTCGCA CCTGAGCATCAACAACTCATCGTTGACACTGGTGCATTGGCTCATCTTGTGGATTTGTTGAAGAGGCACAAGGATAGTCCTGTATCCAGGGCTTTGTATAGCGTCATTCGTAGAGCTGCTGATGCCATCACCAACCTTGCTCATGAAAACAGCAGCATTAAAACACGTGTCAG AATAGAAGGCGGAATTCCACCTTTAGTTGAGTTGCTTGAATTTGCTGATACCAAGGTGCAAAGAGCAGCTGCTGGAGCACTACGAACCCTGGCATTTAAAAATGATGAGAATAAGAATCAA ATTGTCGAATGCAATGCTCTTCCTACCCTCATTCTAATGCTTCGGTCTGAGGATGCTGCTATACATTATGAAGCG GTTGGTGTTATTGGAAATCTGGTACACTCAtctccaaacataaagaaagaagttCTTCTTGCGGGAGCTTTACAACCTGTTATTGGATTGCTTAG TTCTTGCTGCTCCGAGAGCCAAAGAGAGGCAGCTTTATTACTTGGGCAATTTGCTGCAACTGATTCAGATTGCAAG GTTCACATTGTACAGAGGGGTGCTGTCCGACCTTTGATTGAGATGCTTCAATCCCCTGACGTACAACTGAGGGAGATGTCAGCTTTTGCATTGGGGCGATTGGCACAG GACACAAACAACCAAGCTGGTATTGCTCATAATGGTGGTTTATTGCCATTGCTGAAGCTTCTTGATTCAAAAAATGGGTCTTTGCAACATAATGCTGCATTTACTCTTTATGGCCTTGCAGATAATGAG GATAATGTGTCCGATTTTATTAGGGTTGGAGGTGTTCAGAAGCTGCAGGATGgagaatttatttttcaa GCGACAAAGGATTGTGTGAccaaaacattgaaaagaTTAGAGGAGAAGATTCATGGACGA GTTTTGTCCCATTTGTTATATTTGATGCGTGTAGCAGAGAGGATTGTCCAGAAACGTGTTGCTTTGGCTTTTGCTCATCTTTGTTCCCCAGATGATCTGAGAACAATATTCATTGACAACAATG GGCTGGAGTTGCTTCTTGGGCTTCTTGGCTCTACTACCCATAAACAGCAACTTGATGCTGCTATGGCTTTGTATAAGTTGGCCAACAAAGCCATGACTCTTTCTCCTGTGGATGCAGCTCCCCCATCTCCGACACCACAG GTCTATCTAGGGGAGCAGTATGTAAACAATCCCACACTGTCCGATGTCATATTTTTAGTTGAAG GTAGACGGTTCTATGCTCACAGAATTTGCCTGCTTGCTTCTTCAGATGCATTTCGTGCAATGTTTGATGGTGGTTACCGG GAGAAGGATGCAAGGGACATAGAGATACCAAATATTAGATGGGAGGTTTTCGAGTTGATGATGAG ATTTATATACACTGGATCAGTGGACATTACTCTTGATATTGCTCAAGATCTCCTCAGAGCTGCAGATCAGTATCTTCTGGAGGGACTGAAGCGGCTTTGTGAGTATACAATAGCACAG GACGTATCATTGGAGAATGTTTCAAACATGTATGAACTTTCAGAAGCCTTCCATGCAATGTCATTAAGGCACACGtgcattttgtttattttggaGCAGTTTGAAAAATTGAGTGCCAGACCAGG GCACTCTCATTTGATCATGCGTATAATACCCGAGATCTGCACTTACTTTACTAAAGCGCTTACTAAGCCTAACCCACATAATTTGCGGCTATAA
- the LOC117614923 gene encoding uncharacterized protein LOC117614923 codes for MHLLKNTLHQPAQNTTKMVSLEIVQATSRSMDTPSSPRISFSAEFLDENNFISITPNAHQGEQDLIMECDQKVRNPEFEFLSSNVSSHTMLSADELFFEGKLLPFWQKQHAERLSKLSLKTKDVEGDENEEGVNKEESRGSWFVDDDPSPRPPKCTVLWKELLKLKKQRASSLSPSSSSSSSTSSSSSFADAATADQEKEGMGNKEKYMKRIKKGLERTRSASIRIRPMINVPICTQVKSTSLPPLFPLRKGRLER; via the coding sequence ATGCATTTGCTCAAAAACACTCTCCACCAACCAGCCCAAAACACAACCAAAATGGTGTCCCTAGAAATTGTTCAGGCAACCTCTAGATCCATGGACACACCTTCCAGCCCCCGGATTTCGTTCTCTGCCGAATTCCTCGACGAAAATAACTTCATCTCCATTACCCCAAATGCCCATCAGGGTGAGCAAGATCTTATAATGGAGTGTGATCAAAAGGTACGTAACCCGGAATTCGAGTTTCTCTCAAGCAATGTGAGTAGCCATACCATGTTATCTGCAGATGAGCTTTTTTTTGAAGGGAAGCTCCTTCCCTTTTGGCAAAAGCAGCATGCTGAGAGGCTCAGCAAACTTAGCCTCAAAACCAAAGATGTTGAGGGAGATGAGAATGAGGAAGGGGTGAACAAGGAGGAGAGCAGAGGGAGTTGGTTTGTTGATGATGACCCCTCTCCAAGGCCACCTAAGTGCACCGTTTTATGGAAAGAGTTGCTGAAGCTGAAGAAGCAGCGTGCTTCGTCGTTGtccccatcttcttcttcctcctcttcgaCGTCTTCTTCGAGCTCATTTGCTGATGCAGCAACAGCAGATCAAGAGAAGGAGGGGATGGGGAACAAAGAGAAGTACATGAAGAGGATAAAGAAAGGGTTGGAGAGAACAAGATCAGCCAGTATAAGAATAAGGCCAATGATCAATGTGCCAATTTGCACACAGGTGAAGAGCACTTCCTTGCCACCTTTGTTTCCTCTCAGGAAAGGAAGGCTAGAGAGGTGA
- the LOC117616359 gene encoding probable membrane-associated kinase regulator 1, which yields MEMRMKRKDDEMNMIKVKKHHHIHHPHQKSQTLPPSPTHSFSSSSSSDFEFTISLSPRKSSNTLCPADELFYKGQLLPLHLSPRLSMVRTLHLPSSTSSSYNCSSSETTTSRDSTASSSNESRDSTSSFASDLGLLADQSCGSSRPSSVAEDTNDESYKRLGSSSKYAVQHTASNNDAFSRKKYFSLSRFSSVFKKEPKVQKDNNVPDHQQQNSNNMVGPGSNNASSAKPKRMSLTAKEVFSKYLKKVKPLYEKLSQKQQQKMGGGGGGLSIITTTKTSAEKCATRSNNNKDCGGSSHGLVSQSFSGNLRYPRRRGSVSSCPSSMRCSPSHSGVLSRTTGLTGSGSGLGTSGGNSSASSMEELQSAIQGAIAHCKNSLVVQSKSAATCHGQ from the coding sequence ATGGAGATGAGGATGAAGAGAAAAGATGATGAGATGAACATGATCAAAGTGAAGAAGCATCATCATATTCATCATCCCCACCAAAAATCCCAAACCCTACCACCCTCCCCAACccactctttctcttcctcctcctcctcagaTTTCGAGTtcacaatctctctctctcctcgcaaATCCTCCAACACCCTCTGCCCCGCCGACGAGCTCTTCTACAAAGGCCAGCTCCTCCCCCTCCACCTCTCCCCCCGCCTCTCCATGGTCCGCACCCTCCACCTGCCCTCCTCCACGTCATCGTCTTACAACTGCTCCTCCTCCGAAACCACCACCTCACGTGACTCCACAGCCAGCAGCTCCAATGAGTCACGTGACTCCACCTCCTCCTTCGCCAGCGACCTCGGCCTCCTCGCCGACCAGTCCTGTGGCTCCTCTCGCCCCAGCTCCGTCGCCGAAGACACCAACGACGAGTCTTACAAGCGCCTcggcagcagcagcaagtACGCGGTGCAGCACACTGCCAGCAACAACGATGCCTTCTCGAGGAAGAAGTACTTCTCCTTGTCGAGATTCTCGTCCGTGTTCAAGAAGGAGCCTAAAGTACAGAAAGACAACAATGTTCCAGATCACCAGCAGCAAAACAGCAACAACATGGTGGGGCCCGGATCCAATAATGCATCATCAGCGAAGCCGAAACGTATGAGTTTGACTGCCAAGGAGGTTTTTAGCAAATACTTGAAGAAGGTGAAGCCCTTGTATGAAAAACTCTCCCAAAAACAGCAACAGAAAATGGGAGGAGGCGGCGGCGGCTTAAGCATCATCACGACCACAAAAACCTCAGCAGAAAAATGCGCCACGagaagtaataataataaagattGTGGTGGCAGCAGTCATGGTTTAGTTTCTCAGTCCTTCTCGGGTAACCTGAGGTACCCGAGAAGGAGGGGTAGCGTTTCGAGCTGCCCTTCTTCCATGAGGTGCTCCCCAAGCCACTCAGGCGTTCTCTCCCGTACTACCGGGTTAACGGGTTCGGGCTCAGGTTTGGGTACGAGTGGTGGCAACAGTTCAGCATCGTCCATGGAGGAGCTTCAGAGCGCAATTCAAGGCGCAATTGCTCATTGCAAGAACTCCTTGGTGGTTCAGAGCAAAAGCGCTGCTACGTGCCATGGTCAGTGA